AGAAAAAACGCCCATAAGAGAGCTCACAGATATTTGGTTAACTAAAAAAAGACAGTGCTTTACCCTACTTACAGTTCCTCTCCAGCCAACGGCACGGACAGCAATTGCAGGAGAACTTTGAATAACAGGTCATCCTACacttaaataaaaaagagatttCTTAAAACTTTACTGTATggttttaaaaccctaatcacATATGGCAGATAcagaagtataaactaaaaccTCATGCATGAACAGCTGGATGAAGCATGTAGAGAAGTCAACACTCTTCTTGCTATAAGTTCCGTGATTTGAAAATGTATCACCTGGAACCTGTTGTTCAATCCATTTAAACACCCCTTCCATCCCTTTCTTTCTACAGTCAAACTCACAGTCTTTGTCGGCATGTCTACTTGTATAAAGTAAAGTGAGTGAGCACCGTAGGAACAGAAACACAGATAGTCTTTGCAAATGATTAGAATGAGTCTCATTGACATCCCTATCAGACAAACTAACAAAAAATGGAGATCCTTCTAAACAATTATCTTGGACGGGCTTATTCCTATTTAGGGTGTGTTGGAGAAAGCGTTGAAAATGGTGTTGCAAATATTGCAGCCATGAAAGAAGGATGGAACATTTTATATTGGACTGATATGTAAGTCTGATCATCAACACCTACAAAAAGGGAGATATAGCAGCGTAAGAAGGACTTATTAGGAGATATATTGAGAAGGAAAGCAAAGAAGTTGTTTGAACTTGTAACTTCATAAACAGAAGTAATAACGTACCAGCAACTTGTGCACTAGGTATCTTGACATGGAAGAGCCACTTTGACTTTCTAACTTTGGCTGGCACAAACGGAGGAGATCCGGAACAAGCTCAGTGATTTTTTGGAGTATCAAATGTGTAGTTCCAAAAGCATCAGAATCTTCTGGAAAGCGAACCTGCTGAACCACGGTTGAGAGAAACTGAACAAAGTTCCCAGGAAATACAGTTCCTTCCTCACTGTTTCCAATGCTTCCCAGAGTTCCATTGTGAGCATGACGATTAGAAAAATGAGTGTTCACTCGGCACCAAGGGATCTTTGCAAGTGTAGAGTTGACAGAATCCAAGTAAACGTCAATAACGTCTTCGTTTTCTTCTTGGCTCAAGCGCTTCAGTATATTACGAAGAACTCGAAAGATACCAGACACCGTGCACCAGTCAGCCTTTTTCATCTCACATTTAAGAACATCGGAACCAATATTTGAACCCTCAAATCCAGTTGGAGAAGGAAGTGGGAAACTGTAGACAAGTGCTAGGTGCAAAGAGTCACAAAGGAAGCGAATGAAATCATCCCATTGACTTCCCTAAGAAAATAAATCAGTATGTAATGTAGATAAAGACATTCTAAAATCTGGAGTGAGGAGGCAGAGAAGAAACGTACAGATTCAACGAGAGACTCAGATACTTGCACAAGAATGTTGCCAGCCAAATGCTGAACATGCACATTCTTCGCACCTAACAAACCAACCTGCCAGAGATACCAAAATCAAACTAGGGACATGAACTTGTTGTTGGCGGCTTAATCAAACAACTTCAAATCATTAACAATGAAAGGTAAGGTACCAACTTTCTACACTAACTAGAAACAGAAACGTATCCATCTTCTGCAGAGAGAATCAATTTGACTATTGCAGAGAGGATGCGGAACTTACAAGATGGGCCACGAGTCTTTCTAAGCATAAATGATCTTTGGATTCTGGAGAAGCAGCAGCAGTTTCCTCTCCCTCTTCCTGTTAAAAACGAAGCTAATCAAATAGCTGCAGCAAGCAATAAAGAGAACGATCGAACGAAGAAGACTAACCGAATCAGAATCAAAGCAAGATTGAATCTCTCTCAACACCTGAAAGGAATCGGACTCAGTGCCGCCTTTTAGAATCCACAAGCTTCGAACAATTGATTAACCAAAGATGTACCTGCGATAGAGAAAGAAGCATATCCTTCTCCATTGCCTCCGCCGGCAAATTTACTTCTCCTTCCTACAACGACGGTTCACGGTTGGGATTATATGAAACTCACAGGAAGGCTTTACGGAGAAGTAGAGTTAAATAGAGTCCTTACAGCGTGGCGGCGGCGGACACAGCGATCGATCAAGAGATGAAGGCGAGAAACTATCATTTTCTCCCGCCACTGTTTTCTCTCACCGGAATCTCTAAACCCCTTCACTGCCAGCATCGTTCTCGGGAcgcctttttttttgtaagcgTTATTACTAAAACGCAGCGTTTGAGGCCTAACTCTTAAAACGCAGCGTTTTGTCTACTACGTTACGTGCAACTGAACGAAATAGCTTCTACCGTCGTAGGGGCAGGGTCACAACGTTAAGAGAAGGTTGTGAAGTGTTCCATTCTCTTGCCGTGAAAACAAGATTCCATACGCTGTCTGGTATGTGACCGGTAAATACAATGCTACAGAATCAGTATTCTCTTTCAGATTTGAAATGTTGCAACTCAATGCTAGGAGCTTATAGTCAGCATGGAATAGTATAAAAGGCTCGGAGCTTCTCTGAACAAATCCTACCTAAACGGTGCAGTAACATACTTATTATCTATTAGTAGTCTGTCGCCACAGCGGATCATCTCAGCAAGGTAAGTTCATGTGGAACCAAATGAAGGAAAGAGACAACAACGCAGGGTTTAAGGATATTATTCTTTGCGTGGTGAATTTGATCCAGAAGACACTGCAACACACATTCTCCTTTCGAATCTTTATACGGTTAAAGGGAGATGGAATGATGATGCAGAAAGATTAGAGGATGAGCTTCTGCTATAGATCAATGATTTAGCTGGATTGAagtgaacaacaacaacaaaacacaaGTTTTCTCCTCTAGAGACCAGTCTATTCCAGAAGTAGTTAAAGCGCAAGATGAATTACATACGTTGTGTAGTTCATCATGCATTGAACAAGATCAATTTCTTACAAGACTTGTCTGTTGAGATTAATAATTGTTCTAAACAACTGTCCATCTCATTTCAATACCAAATCACTTGTGCAACAACTGTAATAACAGAGTAGAAAGTAACAAGGTTAAAGATCGTTAGgtcccaaaaaaaaacacaaactttcTCTGTTTTCTAGTTTCAGTACACCAAGTTCTAAAAACACCAGACACACTAACAGTAAGAGGTCACTAAAGATTGACAAAATCCATTAAGAGAGACATAAGCTAATCGAAACCCTCTAGTAAAGACGGAAGCTTTCATTTGTGTGAGTTCCCTGAAGTTGTGATGGAGAGATCCGGCCACGCAAAGTACTCACCGGAGACGAACCCACCGGCGTTGTTGGTCTCTAAACCCTCGAACTGCCACGTGGCTGGTATCGTAACAACTCCCTGATGACCACCGTTACTCCCTACATTCGTCGTCCCAGCGTCACCCACAGTTGAAAACGGCCACACCGCCCTCCCGAGTCCAAAGCTGACGTCATCATAACCCGACCCAAGCCCGATTCCGAGAACCGACCCGGATCCATGCGTTGCAGTGGCTTTTTGGTTCAGCAGAGAGGTGAAACTGCCGCTGAGAGATAAAGCGCTTCCCTTTCCGTCAAGAGGAGCGGTTACGGTGTGGCTAACGCCGTTAGAGATCGACGACTGAGGGAACAGAACAGGTGTCGCTTGTAACGGAACGCTGCGGCTTCCGGCGGAGGAGGAGCAAGTGCGGGAGCGTTTGGCGGCTTTGCGAGTACCGCCGCCGACTGGAATGTCGCGGAGAGTACCGCCGTGAGTCCAGTAACGGCGGCAGGATTTGCAGAAGTGACGGGGCTGGGAGAAGTTGTAGTTGTTGTAGTAACAGAACTTCGTGTTGGTCGAGTTGCAGCGAGGACAAGGGAGCTGCTCTGTTGCCGGAGGAGGATTCGCCGTTATTACGCCGTGAAGTCTCATCGCGTCGGTGTTAGACGTTGTCGTCATGGCGGAGAAGGATTATAAAACGTGGGAATGAAGAAAGGTTGGAGCTTTGTTGTTGTTATGTATGGAGTAAAGGTTGAAACTTTTGTTAATAGGGAGTGAGATTTTGTTTTGCTTTCTATGGAGGAAACAAACATGCGCTGGGGATGGAGGAGAAAGTCAGGCTTTTCTGACAGAGGGTGTTGGGTTGATTAGAGGCCacgctttctctctctctctctgtctttaAAGTTTGTCTTTTTATGAAGTTTTGTTTCGGGAAGTATTGACTCGGCTATGGGTTGTCGTGAACAGTGATGGCTCTGTTCCCTCCCTACACACTATGAATCGGCTCACTTCTTACGTAGGTGGCTCTTCTTTCAATGTTTTTCAGTTTGAACAATGAATTGTTTCGGACAGAATAA
The Brassica napus cultivar Da-Ae chromosome A1, Da-Ae, whole genome shotgun sequence DNA segment above includes these coding regions:
- the LOC106347639 gene encoding uncharacterized protein LOC106347639 isoform X1 → MLAVKGFRDSGERKQWREKMIVSRLHLLIDRCVRRRHAEGEVNLPAEAMEKDMLLSLSQVLREIQSCFDSDSEEGEETAAASPESKDHLCLERLVAHLVGLLGAKNVHVQHLAGNILVQVSESLVESGSQWDDFIRFLCDSLHLALVYSFPLPSPTGFEGSNIGSDVLKCEMKKADWCTVSGIFRVLRNILKRLSQEENEDVIDVYLDSVNSTLAKIPWCRVNTHFSNRHAHNGTLGSIGNSEEGTVFPGNFVQFLSTVVQQVRFPEDSDAFGTTHLILQKITELVPDLLRLCQPKLESQSGSSMSRYLVHKLLVLMIRLTYQSNIKCSILLSWLQYLQHHFQRFLQHTLNRNKPVQDNCLEGSPFFVSLSDRDVNETHSNHLQRLSVFLFLRCSLTLLYTSRHADKDCEFDCRKKGMEGVFKWIEQQVPGDTFSNHGTYSKKSVDFSTCFIQLFMHEDDLLFKVLLQLLSVPLAGEELLKGEERLLQDKEICVRLSTLFNPVILFWIFLSELHYDHQVLLDYLISKDIGASCAEYLLRCLRTVCDSWTLFVEFPFEENINDSTSKRRRLLVETPEVEQNQILHPQAFENAKECLLSLQNSIVRLHQKKLFPYNPEALLRRLSRFQELCLLHE
- the LOC106347639 gene encoding uncharacterized protein LOC106347639 isoform X2 — translated: MCMFSIWLATFLCKYLSLSLNLQWDDFIRFLCDSLHLALVYSFPLPSPTGFEGSNIGSDVLKCEMKKADWCTVSGIFRVLRNILKRLSQEENEDVIDVYLDSVNSTLAKIPWCRVNTHFSNRHAHNGTLGSIGNSEEGTVFPGNFVQFLSTVVQQVRFPEDSDAFGTTHLILQKITELVPDLLRLCQPKLESQSGSSMSRYLVHKLLVLMIRLTYQSNIKCSILLSWLQYLQHHFQRFLQHTLNRNKPVQDNCLEGSPFFVSLSDRDVNETHSNHLQRLSVFLFLRCSLTLLYTSRHADKDCEFDCRKKGMEGVFKWIEQQVPGDTFSNHGTYSKKSVDFSTCFIQLFMHEDDLLFKVLLQLLSVPLAGEELLKGEERLLQDKEICVRLSTLFNPVILFWIFLSELHYDHQVLLDYLISKDIGASCAEYLLRCLRTVCDSWTLFVEFPFEENINDSTSKRRRLLVETPEVEQNQILHPQAFENAKECLLSLQNSIVRLHQKKLFPYNPEALLRRLSRFQELCLLHE
- the LOC106399575 gene encoding dof zinc finger protein DOF3.4-like, which encodes MTTTSNTDAMRLHGVITANPPPATEQLPCPRCNSTNTKFCYYNNYNFSQPRHFCKSCRRYWTHGGTLRDIPVGGGTRKAAKRSRTCSSSAGSRSVPLQATPVLFPQSSISNGVSHTVTAPLDGKGSALSLSGSFTSLLNQKATATHGSGSVLGIGLGSGYDDVSFGLGRAVWPFSTVGDAGTTNVGSNGGHQGVVTIPATWQFEGLETNNAGGFVSGEYFAWPDLSITTSGNSHK